A single Micromonospora sp. CCTCC AA 2012012 DNA region contains:
- a CDS encoding alpha-galactosidase → MSIVHLRRARTSLVLDARGPGLPRVVHWGADLGPLTDADLAALVDATIPPVVPSSFDAPTVLSLLPEASAGWSGRPGLAGHRDGRDWSTAFRLVDLDVSDDAPGRVASGGEAVRVSDGERDHDGAGAARMTVRAADPGAGLSLTIEVTLEPAGLLTLRHRLRNDGDAPYELRELTPVLPVPAVATELLDLTGRWCRERSPQRHPWPMGAWVREGRHGRTGHDATLLLVAGTAGFGFGHGELWAVHTAWSGDHVTYAERRPTGEATLGGGELLAPGEIVLAPGAEYATPLLHAVHSATGLDGLSDVLHTHLRARPGHPHTPRPVTLNVWEAVYFDHDLDRLTALADRAAEVGVERFVLDDGWFAGRRHDRAGLGDWWVDEDVWPDGLQPLIDHVRSHGMQFGLWVEPEMVNPDSDLFRAHPDWLLQVPGRLPPEWRHQQVLDLAHPEAYAYLLGRLDAVLTGHPGIAYLKWDHNRDLTEAGHAGRPGVHAQTVAVYRLLDELRARHPGLEIESCSSGGARVDLEILRRTDRVWASDCNDALERLAIQRWTGLLLPPELVGSHIGPERSHTTHRVHDLGFRAVTALFGHHGIEWDIGAISAAERAELTAWVALHKRLRPLLHAGRVVRVDHPDPAVQAHGVVAHDASHAVYAISRLTTSAAQTPGPVRLPGLDPARRYTVRLPAGVPEPAVLQLTEPGWLPAGVTLTGSVLGTVGLQLPALHPEQALLLEATAAA, encoded by the coding sequence ATGAGCATCGTCCACCTGCGCCGCGCGCGGACCAGCCTCGTGCTCGACGCGCGGGGCCCGGGGCTGCCCCGGGTCGTGCACTGGGGCGCCGACCTCGGCCCGCTCACCGACGCCGACCTGGCCGCGCTGGTCGACGCCACCATCCCGCCGGTCGTCCCGAGCAGCTTCGACGCGCCCACCGTGCTGTCGCTGCTGCCCGAGGCGAGCGCCGGCTGGAGCGGGCGGCCCGGTCTCGCCGGCCACCGCGACGGCCGGGACTGGTCCACCGCCTTCCGCCTCGTCGACCTCGACGTGAGCGACGACGCCCCCGGCCGCGTGGCCTCGGGCGGGGAGGCGGTGCGCGTATCCGACGGGGAGCGGGACCACGACGGGGCCGGCGCGGCGCGGATGACCGTGCGGGCGGCGGACCCGGGCGCGGGGCTGTCGCTGACGATCGAGGTCACGCTGGAGCCGGCGGGGCTGCTGACGCTGCGGCACCGGTTGCGCAACGACGGCGACGCGCCCTACGAGCTGCGCGAGCTGACCCCGGTGCTGCCGGTGCCGGCGGTCGCCACCGAACTGCTCGACCTGACCGGCCGCTGGTGCCGGGAACGCAGCCCCCAGCGGCACCCGTGGCCGATGGGGGCGTGGGTGCGGGAGGGCCGGCACGGCCGGACCGGCCACGACGCGACGCTGCTCCTGGTGGCCGGCACCGCCGGTTTCGGCTTCGGCCACGGCGAGCTGTGGGCGGTGCACACCGCCTGGAGCGGCGATCACGTCACGTACGCCGAACGCCGGCCCACCGGGGAGGCCACCCTCGGCGGTGGTGAGCTGCTCGCCCCCGGCGAGATCGTGCTCGCCCCCGGCGCGGAGTACGCCACTCCCCTGCTGCACGCCGTCCACTCGGCCACCGGGCTGGACGGGCTGAGCGACGTGCTGCACACCCACCTGCGCGCCCGACCCGGGCACCCGCACACCCCGCGGCCGGTCACCCTCAACGTCTGGGAGGCGGTCTACTTCGATCACGACCTGGACCGGCTGACCGCGCTCGCCGACCGGGCCGCCGAGGTGGGCGTGGAACGCTTCGTCCTCGACGACGGCTGGTTCGCCGGCCGCCGGCACGACCGGGCCGGGCTCGGCGACTGGTGGGTGGACGAGGACGTGTGGCCGGACGGGCTGCAACCGCTCATCGACCACGTCCGCTCGCACGGGATGCAGTTCGGGCTCTGGGTCGAGCCGGAGATGGTCAACCCCGACTCCGACCTGTTCCGCGCCCACCCCGACTGGCTGCTCCAGGTGCCCGGCCGGCTGCCGCCCGAATGGCGGCACCAGCAGGTCCTCGACCTGGCCCACCCGGAGGCGTACGCGTACCTGCTCGGGCGGCTGGACGCGGTGCTCACCGGACACCCGGGCATCGCCTATCTGAAGTGGGACCACAACCGGGACCTCACCGAGGCCGGGCACGCGGGCCGACCCGGTGTGCACGCGCAGACCGTGGCGGTCTACCGGCTGCTGGACGAGCTGCGCGCCCGGCACCCCGGCCTGGAGATCGAGAGCTGTTCCTCCGGCGGCGCCCGGGTCGACCTGGAGATCCTGCGCCGTACCGACCGGGTCTGGGCCAGCGACTGCAACGACGCCCTGGAACGGCTGGCCATCCAGCGCTGGACCGGACTGCTGCTCCCACCGGAGCTGGTCGGCAGCCACATCGGACCGGAGCGGTCGCACACCACCCACCGGGTCCACGACCTGGGCTTCCGGGCCGTCACCGCGCTCTTCGGTCACCACGGCATCGAGTGGGACATCGGGGCGATCAGCGCGGCGGAACGGGCCGAGCTGACCGCCTGGGTGGCGCTGCACAAGCGGCTGCGTCCGCTGCTGCACGCCGGCCGGGTGGTCCGCGTCGACCACCCCGACCCGGCCGTCCAGGCGCACGGCGTGGTCGCCCACGACGCCTCGCACGCGGTGTACGCGATCTCCCGGCTGACCACCTCGGCCGCCCAGACCCCCGGCCCGGTACGCCTGCCCGGCCTCGATCCGGCGCGTCGCTACACGGTCCGCCTCCCGGCCGGCGTACCCGAGCCGGCGGTGCTGCAACTGACCGAGCCGGGCTGGCTGCCGGCGGGCGTGACGCTGACCGGATCGGTGCTCGGGACGGTCGGGCTCCAACTGCCGGCGCTCCACCCCGAGCAGGCCCTCCTGCTGGAGGCCACCGCCGCCGCCTGA
- a CDS encoding RNA polymerase sigma factor, whose product MDEALLRSLTPTVIGVLVRRGADFAAAEDAVQDALVEAVRGWPAEPPRDPKGWLVTVAWRKFLDATRSDVARRRREEHVDAEPAPGPASEVDDTLQLYFRCAHPSLTPSSAVALTLRALGGLTTRQIAQAYLVPEATMAQRISRAKRTVSAVRFDQPGDVATVLRVLYLVFNEGYSGDIDLAAEAIRLTRQLATAIDHPEVAGLLALMLLHHARRATRTAPDGSLVPLAEQDRRRWDTGLIAEGVGILQAALARDRLGEFQAQAAIAALHADAPTADETDWVQIVEWYDELVRLTDSPIVRLNRAVAVGEADGARAGLAALAALDDTLPRYTAVAAHLHERDGDLATAARLYAEAALRAPNLAERDHLTRHAARLNALLNAALNARRSGAPPPRLL is encoded by the coding sequence ATGGACGAGGCCCTGCTCCGGAGCCTCACGCCGACGGTGATCGGGGTCCTCGTCCGCCGCGGAGCCGACTTCGCGGCGGCCGAGGACGCCGTCCAGGACGCGTTGGTCGAAGCGGTCCGCGGCTGGCCCGCCGAGCCGCCGCGCGATCCCAAGGGCTGGCTGGTCACCGTGGCCTGGCGCAAGTTCCTCGACGCGACCCGGTCGGACGTCGCCCGCCGTCGGCGTGAGGAGCACGTCGACGCCGAACCGGCCCCCGGCCCGGCGTCCGAGGTGGACGACACGCTCCAGCTCTACTTCCGCTGCGCCCACCCGTCGTTGACGCCGTCGTCGGCGGTCGCGCTCACCCTGCGCGCCCTCGGCGGGCTGACCACCCGGCAGATCGCCCAGGCCTACCTGGTGCCCGAGGCGACCATGGCGCAGCGGATCAGCCGGGCCAAGCGCACCGTCTCCGCCGTCCGGTTCGACCAGCCCGGCGACGTCGCCACCGTGTTGCGGGTGCTCTATCTGGTCTTCAACGAGGGCTACTCCGGCGACATCGACCTCGCCGCCGAGGCGATCCGGCTGACCCGGCAGCTCGCGACCGCGATCGACCACCCCGAGGTGGCCGGTCTGCTCGCCCTGATGCTGCTGCACCACGCCCGGCGCGCCACCCGGACCGCGCCGGACGGCAGCCTCGTGCCGCTCGCCGAGCAGGACCGTCGGCGCTGGGACACCGGGTTGATCGCCGAGGGCGTCGGGATCCTCCAGGCGGCGCTGGCCCGGGACCGGCTGGGCGAGTTCCAGGCCCAGGCCGCCATCGCCGCCCTGCACGCCGACGCGCCCACCGCCGACGAGACCGACTGGGTGCAGATCGTCGAGTGGTACGACGAACTGGTCCGGCTGACCGACAGCCCGATCGTCCGGCTCAACCGGGCGGTGGCCGTCGGCGAGGCCGACGGGGCCCGGGCGGGACTGGCGGCGCTCGCCGCGCTGGACGACACCCTGCCCCGGTACACCGCCGTGGCGGCCCACCTCCACGAACGCGACGGCGACCTGGCCACGGCGGCCCGGTTGTACGCCGAGGCGGCGCTGCGGGCCCCCAACCTCGCCGAACGCGACCACCTGACCCGCCATGCCGCTCGCCTCAACGCGCTCCTCAACGCCGCCCTCAACGCCCGCCGCTCGGGAGCGCCGCCGCCGCGCCTGCTCTGA
- a CDS encoding YciI family protein: MAKYLLLKHYRGAPDPVNNVPMDQWTPEEISAHMRYMHDFAARLEGTGEFVDAQALAPEGTFVRYDGEGRPPVTDGPFVETKDLIAGWMVIDVDSHERAVELAGELSAAPGAGGRPIHEWLELRPFLTAPPTITE; the protein is encoded by the coding sequence ATGGCCAAGTACCTGCTGCTCAAGCACTACCGCGGCGCCCCGGACCCGGTCAACAACGTGCCGATGGACCAGTGGACGCCGGAGGAGATCTCGGCGCACATGCGGTACATGCACGACTTCGCGGCCCGGCTGGAGGGGACCGGCGAGTTCGTCGACGCCCAGGCGCTCGCCCCCGAGGGCACCTTCGTCCGGTACGACGGCGAGGGGCGTCCGCCGGTCACCGACGGCCCGTTCGTCGAGACCAAGGACCTCATCGCCGGCTGGATGGTGATCGACGTGGACAGCCACGAGCGGGCCGTCGAGCTGGCCGGTGAGCTCTCCGCCGCCCCGGGCGCCGGCGGCAGGCCGATCCACGAGTGGCTCGAACTGCGTCCCTTCCTGACCGCGCCCCCCACCATCACGGAGTGA
- a CDS encoding cellulase family glycosylhydrolase yields MKKTLSVLGAALLTVLATMFAFGQPAHAAAGFSVANGRLYDANGTEFVMRGVNHAHTWYPQQTSSFANIKALGANTVRVVLATGDRWAKNDTADVANVISLCKQNKLICVLEAHDTTGYGEDGAATTLDRAASYWLSVASALQGQEKYVIINIGNEPFGNQNYGAWTNDTANAIKKLRAGGLTHTIMVDGPNWGQDWSFTMRDNANTVFNADPQKNTVFDIHMYGVFDTAGEITDYLGRFRSAGLPIVVGEFGFNHSDGNPDEDTIMSYTQANNIGYLGWSWSGNGGGVEYLDMATGFNPNQLTSWGQRIFNGANGIKATAKEASVYAGTTPPTSSSPSPTTSPSPSTSPSPTTPPTTTPPTTTPPPSGRSCTASYTIINSWQGGFQAEIKVTAGSAALNGWSTRWTFANGQTISQSWSTTLSNSGATYTGRNVDYNAQLGAGASTTFGFIASWNGTNATPAVSCTAS; encoded by the coding sequence ATGAAGAAGACGCTCTCCGTCCTGGGCGCCGCCCTGCTGACGGTTCTCGCCACCATGTTCGCCTTCGGGCAGCCGGCGCACGCCGCCGCCGGCTTCTCCGTCGCGAACGGCCGGCTCTACGACGCCAACGGCACCGAGTTCGTGATGCGCGGCGTCAACCACGCGCACACCTGGTACCCGCAGCAGACCAGCTCCTTCGCCAACATCAAGGCGCTCGGCGCGAACACCGTCCGCGTCGTGCTGGCCACCGGCGACCGGTGGGCCAAGAACGACACCGCCGACGTCGCCAACGTCATCTCGCTGTGCAAGCAGAACAAGCTGATCTGCGTCCTGGAGGCGCACGACACCACCGGGTACGGCGAGGACGGCGCCGCCACCACCCTCGACCGGGCGGCCAGCTACTGGCTGAGCGTTGCCAGCGCGCTGCAGGGCCAGGAGAAGTACGTCATCATCAACATCGGCAACGAGCCGTTCGGCAATCAGAACTACGGCGCCTGGACGAACGACACCGCCAACGCGATCAAGAAGCTGCGCGCCGGCGGCCTGACCCACACGATCATGGTGGACGGCCCGAACTGGGGCCAGGACTGGTCCTTCACCATGCGGGACAACGCCAACACGGTCTTCAACGCCGACCCGCAGAAGAACACCGTCTTCGACATCCACATGTACGGCGTCTTCGACACCGCCGGCGAGATCACCGACTACCTCGGCCGGTTCCGCAGCGCCGGGCTGCCCATCGTGGTCGGCGAGTTCGGCTTCAACCACTCCGACGGCAACCCGGACGAGGACACCATCATGTCCTACACGCAGGCCAACAACATCGGCTACCTCGGCTGGTCGTGGAGCGGCAACGGCGGTGGCGTCGAATACCTCGACATGGCCACCGGCTTCAACCCGAACCAGCTGACCAGCTGGGGTCAGCGGATCTTCAACGGCGCCAACGGCATCAAGGCGACCGCGAAGGAGGCGTCGGTCTACGCCGGCACCACTCCGCCCACCAGCAGCAGCCCCAGCCCCACCACCAGCCCGAGCCCGTCCACCAGCCCCAGCCCGACCACGCCGCCGACCACCACGCCGCCGACCACCACGCCGCCGCCCTCGGGCCGCAGCTGCACCGCCAGCTACACGATCATCAACAGCTGGCAGGGCGGCTTCCAGGCCGAGATCAAGGTGACCGCCGGCTCCGCCGCGCTCAACGGCTGGTCGACGCGCTGGACCTTCGCGAACGGCCAGACGATCAGCCAGTCGTGGAGCACCACGCTGAGCAACAGCGGCGCGACGTACACCGGTCGCAACGTCGACTACAACGCTCAGCTCGGCGCCGGGGCCAGCACCACCTTCGGCTTCATCGCGAGCTGGAACGGCACCAACGCCACGCCCGCGGTGAGCTGCACCGCGAGCTGA
- a CDS encoding TIGR03557 family F420-dependent LLM class oxidoreductase yields the protein MVKVGYTLMCEQAGPKQLVDYAVRAEAAGFDQLVMSDHYYPWLDSQGHSPYAWSVLGAVAHATSRAELMSFVTCPIRRYHPAVVAQKASTIGVLSDGRFTLGLGAGENLNEHVVGGWPHVQQRHEMFEEALQIIRPLLNGETLTFSGNHFDVPDAYVWDRPGQPVPMAIAASGRQSATLAAEYGDGIVATEPDRHIIQMYDDAGGAGQPRYGQVAICYGPDEAECRKIVHDQFRWFGMGWKVNADLPGPDSFAAATQFVREEDVAEGISCGPDTDRHVEAFKKFVDAGFTHVALVQVGGDSQPMFLDWAQEELLPRLREL from the coding sequence ATGGTCAAGGTCGGCTACACCCTGATGTGCGAGCAGGCGGGCCCCAAGCAGCTCGTCGACTACGCGGTCCGCGCCGAGGCGGCCGGCTTCGACCAGCTGGTGATGTCCGACCACTACTACCCGTGGCTGGACTCGCAGGGCCACTCCCCCTACGCCTGGTCGGTGCTCGGGGCGGTCGCCCACGCCACCAGCCGGGCCGAGCTGATGTCCTTCGTGACCTGCCCGATCCGCCGCTACCACCCGGCCGTGGTGGCGCAGAAGGCCAGCACCATCGGCGTGCTGTCGGACGGCCGGTTCACCCTCGGCCTCGGCGCCGGCGAGAACCTCAACGAGCACGTGGTCGGCGGCTGGCCGCACGTGCAGCAGCGGCACGAGATGTTCGAGGAGGCGCTCCAGATCATCCGGCCGCTGCTCAACGGCGAGACGCTGACCTTCTCCGGCAACCACTTCGACGTCCCCGACGCGTACGTCTGGGACCGGCCCGGGCAGCCGGTGCCGATGGCCATCGCCGCCTCCGGCCGGCAGTCCGCCACCCTCGCCGCCGAGTACGGCGACGGCATCGTCGCCACCGAGCCCGACCGGCACATCATCCAGATGTACGACGACGCGGGCGGCGCCGGCCAGCCCCGTTACGGCCAGGTGGCGATCTGCTACGGCCCCGACGAGGCCGAGTGCCGCAAGATCGTGCACGACCAGTTCCGCTGGTTCGGCATGGGCTGGAAGGTCAACGCCGACCTCCCCGGGCCGGACTCCTTCGCCGCCGCCACCCAGTTCGTCCGCGAGGAGGACGTGGCCGAGGGCATCTCCTGCGGACCGGACACCGACCGGCACGTCGAGGCGTTCAAGAAGTTCGTCGACGCCGGCTTCACCCACGTGGCCCTGGTGCAGGTGGGCGGCGACAGCCAGCCGATGTTCCTGGACTGGGCGCAGGAGGAACTGCTGCCCCGCCTGCGCGAGCTGTGA
- a CDS encoding alpha/beta fold hydrolase yields MSLTANRPGTVSAPGRFGPAQLRLALAAPRPAAGLTSEFRLVDGVRTHTRRSADPGTGAPPVVLVHGLAVSHRYLTPLAVALGPTHLVYVPDLPGFGLTERPGTAYDVSRHAAWLASWLDAYRPGPVCLLGHSFGAEVVARLAADRPELVAALVLAGPTSDPAARSRRGQFGRWLVDTAREAPLQAPILLRDVANARPWRVFATLSHSVHNAIEADLVRITAPTLVLAGARDTVVPPAWRTEAARLVPAARTVTVPAAAHNVATTAPAQVAEAIRDLLAPTWRG; encoded by the coding sequence GTGAGCCTGACCGCGAACCGCCCCGGCACGGTCTCCGCGCCGGGGCGGTTCGGCCCGGCGCAACTGCGGCTCGCCCTGGCGGCACCCCGGCCCGCCGCCGGCCTCACCAGCGAGTTCCGGCTCGTCGACGGGGTGCGGACGCACACCCGCCGGTCGGCCGACCCGGGCACCGGCGCGCCGCCGGTGGTGCTGGTGCACGGCCTGGCCGTCTCGCACCGCTATCTCACCCCGCTCGCCGTCGCGCTCGGGCCCACCCATCTGGTGTACGTGCCGGACCTGCCCGGCTTCGGCCTGACCGAGCGCCCCGGCACCGCGTACGACGTGTCCCGGCACGCGGCGTGGCTGGCGTCGTGGCTCGACGCGTACCGGCCCGGTCCGGTCTGCCTGCTCGGGCACTCGTTCGGCGCGGAGGTGGTCGCCCGGCTCGCCGCCGACCGGCCCGAGCTGGTCGCCGCCCTGGTGCTGGCCGGCCCGACCAGCGACCCGGCGGCCCGGTCCCGCCGCGGCCAGTTCGGCCGGTGGCTGGTGGACACCGCACGGGAGGCCCCGTTGCAGGCCCCGATCCTGCTCCGCGACGTGGCTAACGCCCGCCCCTGGCGGGTGTTCGCCACGCTCTCCCACTCGGTCCACAACGCCATCGAGGCCGACCTGGTCCGGATCACCGCGCCGACGCTGGTGCTCGCCGGCGCCCGGGACACCGTCGTCCCGCCGGCCTGGCGTACGGAGGCCGCCCGGCTCGTCCCCGCCGCCCGTACGGTGACCGTGCCGGCCGCCGCGCACAACGTCGCCACGACCGCTCCCGCGCAGGTCGCCGAGGCGATCCGGGACCTGCTCGCCCCGACCTGGAGAGGCTGA
- a CDS encoding endonuclease/exonuclease/phosphatase family protein — MLRVMTWNIRTGGRDRGGDDRLDRIVEVVTGQRPDVLAVQELRGFDRGGLLTDVAGRVGMLPHLARSCFGQPVAVLVRPPLRVLAPGRVRRPFHHAAATTVVATSGGPLTVVSAHLNPYSGGRRRMEADWLAAALRRRGGPLALLAGDLNTLDPTVDHVARLAGLPDRYRRRHLRRDGRTVDTRAVARLLAAGLVDLWAATGAPEPAGLTVPTRHGGAEFAGMRLDYLLGTPAVAAVTRRVTVARGGPADTASDHYPVVAELDLDPA; from the coding sequence GTGCTGCGGGTGATGACCTGGAACATCCGGACCGGCGGCCGGGACCGGGGCGGCGACGACCGGCTGGACCGGATCGTCGAGGTCGTCACCGGGCAGCGGCCGGACGTGCTGGCCGTTCAGGAACTGCGCGGCTTCGACCGGGGTGGGCTGCTGACCGACGTGGCGGGCCGGGTGGGGATGCTTCCCCACCTGGCCCGTTCCTGTTTCGGGCAGCCGGTCGCGGTGCTGGTCCGCCCGCCGCTGCGGGTGCTGGCCCCGGGCCGGGTACGCCGGCCGTTCCACCACGCCGCCGCGACGACCGTGGTCGCCACCTCGGGTGGCCCGTTGACCGTGGTCAGCGCCCACCTCAACCCGTACTCCGGTGGACGGCGACGGATGGAGGCCGACTGGCTGGCGGCGGCGCTGCGCCGCCGGGGCGGGCCACTCGCGCTGCTGGCCGGCGACCTGAACACCCTCGACCCGACCGTGGACCACGTCGCCCGGCTGGCCGGGCTGCCCGACCGCTACCGCCGCCGGCACCTGCGCCGCGACGGTCGTACCGTCGACACCCGGGCGGTGGCCCGCCTGCTCGCCGCCGGGCTGGTCGACCTCTGGGCGGCGACCGGGGCGCCGGAGCCGGCCGGGCTCACCGTGCCGACCCGGCACGGTGGGGCGGAGTTCGCCGGGATGCGGTTGGACTACCTGCTCGGCACCCCGGCGGTGGCGGCGGTGACCCGGCGGGTCACCGTCGCCCGGGGCGGCCCGGCCGACACCGCCTCCGACCACTACCCGGTCGTGGCCGAGCTGGACCTCGATCCCGCCTGA
- a CDS encoding phosphatase PAP2 family protein: MTAVKETTRRPLGHFAGRSIAGLLAVAVAGVAFGVLLMLVRFKWGPLYHADHEAAEWFNGLVAPHHALVTVLTAITDLGGRPVLIWLVTIAVLGLLIRRQSRLAVYLIITGVGGLILDPSLKALVGRLRPVVDVPITHAPGNSFPSGHALGSFVAYGALLLVFLPAMAPRWRRPAIAIVAVLVFLIGLTRIALGVHFVSDVLGGWLLGAVWLGVTAYAFRLWRRERGRPVPPITEGLEPEAGDEITPAPAEEKVLDHPRSSVAELLVGWVLVFGALYAFGMFVSYHAKGTFFATLDTEVPRWFAERRTDQLTDLSWWWSKFGDTHAILLVSLVFCPLVLAVWKRWRPVLFVVLAMFGELSLFLASARVVERPRPPVENLDGQMPTSSFPSGHIAATICLWSAIAIIVFARTDRWWRWLFVAMAVIMPVGVATSRMYRGMHHPTDFMGAILLSALWIGLLYWVVRPNEDVRRGNRPAIESEQVAELDDELAKAARPE; encoded by the coding sequence GTGACCGCGGTCAAGGAGACGACGCGACGGCCGCTGGGCCATTTCGCGGGGCGGAGCATCGCGGGACTGCTCGCCGTCGCCGTCGCCGGCGTGGCGTTCGGCGTGCTGCTGATGCTCGTCCGGTTCAAGTGGGGCCCGCTCTATCACGCCGACCACGAGGCGGCGGAGTGGTTCAACGGGCTCGTCGCACCGCACCACGCCCTGGTGACCGTGCTGACCGCGATCACCGATCTGGGTGGCCGGCCGGTGCTCATCTGGCTGGTCACCATCGCCGTGCTGGGGCTGCTGATCCGCCGCCAGTCCCGGCTGGCGGTCTATCTGATCATCACCGGGGTCGGTGGGCTGATCCTGGACCCGTCGCTGAAGGCGCTGGTCGGCCGGCTCCGGCCGGTGGTCGACGTGCCGATCACCCACGCCCCGGGCAACAGCTTCCCCAGCGGGCACGCGCTCGGCTCCTTCGTCGCGTACGGGGCGCTGCTGCTGGTCTTCCTGCCGGCCATGGCACCCCGGTGGCGCAGGCCGGCCATCGCGATCGTGGCCGTGCTGGTCTTCCTGATCGGGCTGACCCGGATCGCGCTGGGCGTGCACTTCGTCTCGGACGTGCTGGGCGGCTGGCTGCTCGGCGCGGTGTGGCTCGGCGTCACCGCGTACGCCTTCCGGCTGTGGCGCCGCGAGCGGGGCCGGCCGGTGCCCCCGATCACCGAGGGCCTGGAGCCGGAGGCGGGCGACGAGATCACCCCCGCCCCCGCCGAGGAGAAGGTGCTGGACCACCCGCGCTCCTCCGTCGCGGAGCTGCTGGTCGGCTGGGTGCTCGTCTTCGGCGCCCTGTACGCCTTCGGCATGTTCGTCAGCTATCACGCCAAGGGCACCTTCTTCGCCACCCTCGACACCGAGGTGCCGCGCTGGTTCGCCGAGCGGCGCACCGACCAGCTCACCGACCTGAGCTGGTGGTGGAGCAAGTTCGGCGACACCCACGCGATCCTGCTGGTCTCGCTGGTCTTCTGCCCGCTCGTGCTGGCGGTCTGGAAGCGCTGGCGGCCGGTGCTCTTCGTGGTGCTGGCGATGTTCGGTGAGCTGAGCCTCTTCCTCGCCTCCGCCCGGGTGGTGGAGCGGCCCCGCCCGCCGGTGGAGAACCTGGACGGCCAGATGCCGACCTCGTCCTTCCCCTCCGGACACATCGCGGCGACGATCTGTCTGTGGAGCGCCATCGCGATCATCGTGTTCGCCCGTACCGACCGCTGGTGGCGGTGGCTCTTCGTGGCGATGGCCGTGATCATGCCGGTGGGCGTGGCCACCTCGCGGATGTACCGGGGCATGCACCACCCCACCGACTTCATGGGCGCGATCCTGCTCAGCGCGCTCTGGATCGGCCTGCTCTACTGGGTGGTCCGGCCCAACGAGGACGTCCGGCGGGGCAACCGGCCGGCGATCGAGTCCGAGCAGGTGGCCGAGCTGGACGACGAGCTGGCCAAGGCCGCGCGCCCGGAGTGA
- a CDS encoding YihY/virulence factor BrkB family protein — MSSTRMVPETRLMAQDELSADDAWHTLRRQGGWHLLRDAFIRFRYGDGFSHSRAFALQLCLAVVPFMIALTGLITDLGADEGGKVVADTLLALTPGQSESVVQELLGDGERTERAGELALTLGLITGLVALTSTMAQIERGANRIYGVERDRPALAKYVRAAVLAVVAGLPALIGFLILVGGRAMGDSVQRHYEWGAFANAAWDVVRWPLSLGLTVLAVAVLFRHAPRRNQPSLSWLFFGAGIATALWWLASLLLAAYVKYSAGFGQTYGALTGMMALLLWANLTGMALFGGLAFAAQLEAMRIGVQEPAQPDLWEPEAEREDLYDTGDMTAL; from the coding sequence GTGAGTAGCACCCGGATGGTGCCGGAGACCCGGCTGATGGCCCAGGACGAGCTCTCCGCCGACGACGCCTGGCACACCCTGCGCCGGCAGGGCGGCTGGCACCTGCTGCGGGACGCGTTCATCCGGTTCCGCTACGGCGACGGGTTCAGCCACTCCCGGGCGTTCGCCCTCCAGCTCTGCCTGGCCGTGGTGCCGTTCATGATCGCCCTCACCGGCCTGATCACCGACCTCGGCGCCGACGAGGGCGGCAAGGTGGTCGCCGACACCCTCCTCGCGCTCACCCCCGGGCAGAGCGAGTCGGTGGTGCAGGAGCTGCTCGGCGACGGTGAACGCACCGAACGCGCCGGTGAGCTGGCGCTGACCCTCGGTCTGATCACCGGCCTGGTCGCGCTCACCAGCACCATGGCCCAGATCGAGCGGGGCGCCAACCGGATCTACGGCGTCGAGCGGGACCGCCCGGCCCTGGCCAAGTACGTCCGCGCGGCGGTCCTCGCCGTCGTCGCCGGCCTGCCCGCCCTGATCGGCTTCCTGATCCTGGTCGGCGGCCGGGCGATGGGTGACTCGGTGCAGCGGCACTACGAGTGGGGCGCCTTCGCCAACGCCGCCTGGGACGTGGTCCGCTGGCCGCTGAGCCTCGGGCTGACCGTGCTCGCCGTGGCGGTGCTGTTCCGACACGCGCCGCGCCGCAACCAGCCCAGCCTCTCCTGGCTCTTCTTCGGCGCCGGCATCGCCACCGCGCTCTGGTGGCTGGCCAGCCTGCTGCTCGCCGCGTACGTCAAGTACAGCGCCGGCTTCGGGCAGACCTACGGCGCGCTGACCGGGATGATGGCGCTGCTGCTGTGGGCGAACCTGACCGGCATGGCGCTCTTCGGCGGGCTGGCCTTCGCCGCCCAGCTGGAGGCGATGCGGATCGGCGTCCAGGAGCCGGCGCAGCCGGACCTGTGGGAGCCCGAGGCCGAGCGCGAGGACCTGTACGACACCGGGGACATGACGGCTCTCTGA